One Nitrospira sp. DNA window includes the following coding sequences:
- a CDS encoding Phage integrase, producing the protein MGLVKRNNTWWMSFTFQGRQVRRSTETSDKKLAEAILSKVRVQIVEGKYFDKPKEQARTFRELMDRYLREHASRRSHYRRYVNMVTNLTAHFGNPKLEQVTPKTIVAFKNKRYADGVRPATINRELALMKKAFNLACREWEWATDNPVCRVSMERENNTRDRWLSCEEERRLLASSAPWLQVVIVFAIHTGMRCGEILNLTWAGVDLNRRTATVFKSKNGERRTIPLSHTLVQALQNKASGRIMGSELVFRSAASTPLDAPNLRRSFRLALRHAQVSDFRFHDLRHTCATRMVQAGVDLYKVQRILGHKSPMMTQRYAHHYPESLRDGVAIFDAGRTFSTNLAQSGIRPEQVSLSC; encoded by the coding sequence ATGGGGCTCGTTAAACGGAACAATACATGGTGGATGTCGTTTACGTTTCAAGGGCGGCAAGTGCGGCGATCGACAGAAACCTCGGACAAGAAGTTGGCCGAAGCCATCCTCAGCAAAGTCAGAGTGCAGATCGTCGAGGGAAAGTACTTTGACAAGCCGAAAGAGCAAGCCAGGACATTCCGAGAGTTGATGGATCGTTATTTGCGCGAGCATGCCAGCCGACGGTCGCACTACCGTCGATATGTGAACATGGTCACGAATCTTACCGCGCATTTTGGGAATCCCAAGTTGGAGCAAGTGACGCCAAAAACGATCGTGGCATTTAAGAATAAACGGTATGCGGATGGGGTGAGACCCGCCACGATCAATCGCGAGTTGGCTCTCATGAAGAAGGCATTCAATTTGGCTTGTCGCGAATGGGAATGGGCCACGGACAATCCGGTGTGCCGGGTGTCCATGGAACGAGAGAACAATACGCGGGATCGATGGCTTTCGTGTGAGGAGGAACGACGCCTCCTTGCGTCTTCAGCACCGTGGTTACAGGTAGTGATCGTGTTCGCGATCCATACCGGGATGCGATGTGGGGAAATTCTCAATCTCACATGGGCCGGTGTGGACCTCAATCGACGAACCGCCACGGTGTTCAAATCGAAGAACGGGGAGCGGCGGACGATTCCTCTCAGTCATACGCTGGTGCAGGCCCTTCAGAACAAAGCCAGTGGCCGGATCATGGGTTCGGAGCTAGTGTTTAGGAGCGCGGCAAGCACACCCCTGGATGCTCCCAACCTACGACGGAGTTTCCGATTGGCGCTGAGGCACGCACAGGTGTCGGATTTCCGGTTCCATGACCTGCGCCATACTTGTGCAACCCGCATGGTGCAGGCCGGTGTGGACTTATACAAGGTCCAGCGTATTCTTGGGCATAAGTCGCCGATGATGACGCAGCGGTATGCGCATCATTATCCGGAAAGTTTGCGGGATGGGGTGGCGATTTTCGATGCGGGAAGGACGTTTAGCACAAATTTAGCACAATCGGGAATTCGGCCAGAGCAGGTTTCGCTAAGTTGTTGA